A window of the Henckelia pumila isolate YLH828 chromosome 3, ASM3356847v2, whole genome shotgun sequence genome harbors these coding sequences:
- the LOC140890799 gene encoding CDPK-related kinase 1-like, with product MGLCHGKPIETPQNLTENPINPGENNDLILNSSTGKTPKFPFYSPSPFHGTYKDSPANSGSVLSTPLRFLKRPFPPPSPAKHIKALLARRHGSIKPNEATIPEGSECEIIGLDKNFGFSKNFTSHFDLGEEVGRGHFGYTCSAKGKKGSLKGLDVAVKVIPKSKMATAIAIEDARREVKILRALTGHKNLVQFYDAYEDEENVYVVMELCKGGELLDRILSRGGKYSEEDAKTVLVQILNVVAYCHLQGVVHRDLKPENFLFTSKDEHSPLKAIDFGLSDYVKPDERLNDIVGSAYYVAPEVLHRSYGTEADMWSIGVIAYILLCGSRPFWSRTESGIFRAVLKADPSFDEAPWPSLSSDAIDFVKGLLNKDYRKRLTAAQALSHPWLVGHQDVKITLDMIIYKLVKAYICSSSLRKAALRALARTLSIQQSAYLREQFTLLGPNKSGLISITSFKTAITKYSTDAMKDSRVIDYVNLVSSLRYRKLDFEEFCAAAISVHQLEGMNTWEQNARNGYEFFEKDGNRPIMIEELATELGLSPSVPIHVVLQDWIRHTDGKLSFLGFVRLLHGVSSRTFQKV from the exons ATGGGACTCTGTCATGGAAAGCCCATTGAAACCCCACAAAATCTGACTGAAAATCCAATAAACCCGGGTGAAAACAATGATCTTATACTCAATTCTTCAACTGGGAAGACACCCAAGTTCCCGTTTTACAGCCCAAGTCCATTTCATGGCACCTATAAGGATTCCCCTGCTAATTCCGGCAGTGTCCTTTCAACTCCTCTGCGCTTTCTTAAGCGCCCATTTCCACCACCATCTCCAGCTAAACACATTAAAGCTTTGCTGGCTAGAAGGCATGGCTCCATAAAGCCGAATGAAGCTACTATACCTGAAGGAAGTGAGTGTGAGATTATTGGGTTGGATAAAAATTTTGGGTTTTCTAAGAACTTCACCAGCCACTTTGACCTTGGTGAAGAGGTGGGGAGGGGACACTTTGGGTACACTTGTTCAGCTAAGGGAAAgaagggtagcttgaaaggacTGGATGTGGCTGTTAAAGTTATCCCTAAATCAAAG ATGGCGACAGCCATTGCCATAGAGGATGCCAGAAGAGAAGTCAAGATACTACGTGCGCTGACAGGACATAAAAACTTAGTGCAATTCTATGATGCTTATGAGGATGAAGAAAATGTCTATGTAGTGATGGA GTTATGCAAAGGAGGAGAGTTACTGGATCGCATACTTTCTAG GGGTGGCAAGTACTCAGAAGAAGATGCGAAAACTGTGTTGGTGCAGATTTTAAATGTGGTTGCATATTGCCATCTTCAAGGTGTAGTTCACCGTGATCTAAAGCCTGAG AATTTTCTCTTTACTTCGAAAGATGAGCATTCTCCTTTGAAGGCAATAGACTTTGGACTCTCTGATTATGTAAAGCCAG ATGAAAGGCTGAATGATATTGTTGGAAGTGCTTACTATGTGGCACCTGAAGTTTTGCATAGATCGTATGGAACAGAGGCTGATATGTGGAGTATTGGTGTCATTGCTTATATTCTTCTCTGCGGAAGCAGGCCATTCTGGTCGAGAACGGAATCTGGAATCTTCCGCGCTGTTCTAAAGGCTGATCCGAGTTTTGATGAAGCTCCATGGCCTTCGTTGTCTTCTGATGCCATAGATTTTGTGAAGGGATTATTGAACAAAGATTACCGTAAAAGATTAACAGCTGCTCAGGCTCTTA GTCATCCGTGGCTGGTTGGTCATCAAGATGTGAAGATCACTTTGGATATGATAATATATAAGCTTGTAAAAGCTTACATATGTTCATCTTCTCTGAGGAAGGCGGCTTTAAGG GCTCTTGCAAGAACTTTGAGTATACAACAGTCAGCCTATCTACGAGAGCAGTTCACATTATTAGGGCCAAACAAAAGTGGATTGATCTCCATAACGAGTTTCAAAACT GCTATAACAAAGTATTCGACTGATGCAATGAAGGATTCGCGGGTCATCGACTATGTAAACCTG GTGAGTTCTCTTCGATATAGAAAGTTGGATTTCGAAGAATTCTGTGCTGCTGCAATAAGTGTTCATCAGTTGGAAGGAATGAACACCTGGGAGCAAAATGCACGTAATGGCTATGAATTCTTTGAGAAAGATGGAAACCGGCCTATTATGATAGAAGAGCTTGCCACG GAACTTGGACTCAGTCCATCTGTTCCTATTCACGTAGTTCTGCAAGACTGGATACGGCACACAGATGGGAAGCTCAGCTTCTTGGGATTCGTTAGACTTCTACACGGAGTTTCTTCTCGTACATTTCAGAAGGTGTAA
- the LOC140890800 gene encoding rhomboid-like protein 20, which produces MNGGPSGFNNAPVTRTTVIATVLFTIIFGIQGRHRNLAWSYQDIFKKLQIWKLIVSVFGFSSTPELVFGIYLLYYFRVFERQIGSNKYSVFVLFSTTVSLVFEVIAQWLLKDPSLNILTSGPYGLIFSSFVPFYFDIPVSTRFRVFSLNFSDKTFIYLAGLQLLLSSWKRSMLPGICGILAGSLYRSNVFHTRRMKLPDFVASFFSRLSWPSIGNTSPTVSPRNVLGSAPSSVARQMQGNYPAPAPTSSVLEPPEDSIATLVSMGFERNSARQALIRARNDINAATNILLDPHTS; this is translated from the exons ATGAACGGCGGCCCATCGGGTTTCA ATAATGCGCCAGTGACTAGGACGACGGTGATAGCTACTGTTCTTTTCACGATTATATTTGGGATCCAAGGTCGTCACAGAAATCTCGCATGGTCTTACCAG GATATTTTTAAGAAACTTCAAATATGGAAGCTTATAGTGTCGGTTTTTGGCTTCTCATCCACGCCAGAGctagtttttggaatttatctGCTGTATTACTTCCGTGTGTTTGAGAGGCAGATAGGATCTAATAAATATTCT GTCTTTGTGTTGTTTTCTACTACAGTGTCTTTAGTTTTTGAAGTCATTGCACAATGGCTTCTCAAAG ATCCTTCCTTGAATATACTCACGTCAGGACCATATGGCCTTATTTTTTCGTCATTTGTACCTTTCTATTTCGACATTCCCGTGTCAACTCGATTTCGCGTGTTTAGTCTGAACTTTTCTGACAAGACTTTTATATATTTAGCTGGTCTTCAG CTCCTCTTGTCATCCTGGAAAAGATCTATGCTACCAGGGATCTGTGGTATTCTAGCAGGTTCCTTGTACCGCTCAAATGTGTTCCATACACGTAGAATGAAG TTACCAGATTTTGTTGCTTCTTTCTTCTCAAGACTTTCTTGGCCATCTATTGGAAACACATCGCCCACTGTATCACCTAGAAACGTTCTGGGAAGTGCACCATCATCCGTCGCTCGCCAGATGCAG GGAAATTATCCAGCTCCTGCTCCCACGTCATCCGTGTTGGAACCACCCGAGGACTCCATTGCAACACTGGTTTCAATGGGATTCGAAAGGAACTCAGCTAGGCAAGCTCTAATACGTGCTAGGAACGACATTAATGCAGCAACCAACATCCTTCTCGACCCACACACAAGTTGA